A genomic segment from Candidatus Viadribacter manganicus encodes:
- a CDS encoding alpha/beta hydrolase: MPEVIFPGAAGRVEGRYQEPSKEGAPIALILHGHPRAGGSMQDRVTVQLYKLFTSKGFGVLRFNFRGIGRSQGIFDNGMGELSDAASALDYLQTMNPNAEQCWVGGYSFGAWIGLQLLMRRPEIDGFIAVAPPANHYDLSFLAPCPASGVIIYGTRDSVTTAQDMERVIGRIRTQKNIKVDGAIVEGADHFFRGRDPGEDHLADVERHAREYLERRLAAPPRPPTSKR, encoded by the coding sequence ATGCCGGAAGTGATTTTCCCGGGCGCCGCTGGACGCGTCGAGGGCCGTTACCAAGAACCATCTAAGGAAGGCGCGCCGATCGCGCTCATCCTCCACGGACACCCGCGCGCGGGCGGATCTATGCAGGATCGGGTTACCGTTCAACTCTATAAGCTTTTTACGTCCAAGGGTTTTGGCGTTCTGCGCTTCAACTTTCGCGGCATCGGCCGCAGCCAAGGCATTTTCGACAATGGCATGGGCGAGCTGTCAGACGCAGCTTCTGCGCTCGATTACTTGCAGACGATGAACCCAAACGCCGAGCAGTGCTGGGTCGGCGGCTATTCGTTCGGCGCTTGGATCGGCCTGCAATTGCTCATGCGTCGTCCCGAGATCGACGGCTTCATCGCGGTGGCGCCACCGGCAAACCACTACGATCTTTCCTTCCTCGCGCCTTGCCCCGCATCGGGCGTCATCATTTACGGCACACGCGATAGCGTAACGACGGCGCAGGACATGGAGCGCGTCATCGGCCGGATTCGCACGCAAAAGAACATCAAGGTCGATGGCGCCATCGTTGAAGGCGCGGACCACTTCTTCCGTGGACGCGATCCGGGTGAAGATCATCTTGCTGACGTTGAACGCCACGCGCGCGAGTACCTTGAGCGACGCCTTGCCGCGCCGCCCCGGCCACCAACTTCAAAGCGCTAA
- a CDS encoding Rrf2 family transcriptional regulator: MRLTSKGRYAVMAMADLALHGGAERAVPLQEVARRQEISLSYLEQLFAKMRRAGLVSGVRGPGGGYRLARGADLVTVAEIIEAVNEPIKATRCDSASSKSCIGRNGRCIAHGLWQEMGDRIQVFLASVSLADVLEQRFDGVARVAAE; encoded by the coding sequence ATGCGTTTAACGTCGAAAGGCCGCTATGCGGTGATGGCTATGGCCGATCTGGCGCTGCACGGCGGCGCCGAACGGGCTGTGCCGCTCCAAGAGGTGGCGCGCAGGCAGGAGATTTCGCTCTCTTACCTTGAACAATTATTCGCGAAGATGCGCCGGGCCGGGTTGGTGTCTGGCGTGCGGGGGCCGGGCGGCGGTTATCGCTTGGCGCGCGGTGCGGACTTGGTGACGGTCGCTGAAATTATCGAGGCGGTGAACGAGCCGATCAAAGCGACGCGCTGTGATTCAGCTTCGAGCAAGTCGTGCATCGGCCGCAATGGTCGCTGCATTGCCCATGGCCTTTGGCAAGAAATGGGTGACCGCATCCAGGTGTTTTTAGCCTCGGTTTCTCTCGCTGACGTGCTTGAGCAGCGTTTCGACGGCGTCGCACGCGTCGCTGCGGAATAG